The genomic DNA aacaaacaacatgcAGTACATAAGAAGCTTGACATAAATACAGTAGCAACAGTTATGCATTGTTGACACAGCGGCAACTCTGTCCGTTCCAAGCACTGATCAAGCTCCGGGACTGATTGATTTAGGTTTGACTCGTCTCTAAAATGTTGAGGAAAGGAGTTCCAGAGCTTGGCAGCGCAAGAACGGAAGGAATTGCTACCATATCTTGTTGTCCTTACCTGTGGCACTTCTGCATTGTTTGAATACCTAAAAGAATAAGGTTTGTCAATAATGTATGAAGGTAAGCTGGAGTCtgtttatcaattattttaaaagtttcaatagCAATTGTCCTTAGACACCTAACTTTCAAAGATGGAAGCCGAGATTGATTTAGAAGAGTTGCATAATCTGAACTATAGTCATTATAAATGAAACTTAAAgccctttcttgtattttttttctatattttagtaTTAGTTTCTCTGCAGAAATGCCAAGCCAAtagacagaaattaaaatttgacatgaTAAATGAGTAGTAAACGTTAAGTTACTTATTTACTAGATTACGCCCAGTGCGTTTAAATACATTCAATTGCCTAGatgctttttttttgcaaatactcGAAACATGAGAatgaaaattaagtttaaaatctatagtTACTCCTAACAGTTTTACTTCCACATCACATGAGATCGTGTTATCTTCTAGATCGAAGGAGATATTACATTTCTTTGCCTGATTACCATTTGCAATAGCTGGGATTTGTCTGGGTTTGCCTGcattttattcttattataattaaataagtTATATCAACGAAAATGTAACGTAAAATCACCACCTTTTagtggtggcgctagggtttagtagtCGTGTcttacatatgttcgttttgatgcatttgcaataatgtacaAGTGTTGAAATGCCGCATAGTTAGATGGAACGCAGTTCTcggcaattttttatttttatttcttcccAAATACttacaaatgacatttattttcaaCGGGGAACAACTTTTTTCAGAAGATTTCAATTAtccgtcgtacgggacagtacggcagaacatgtaatggtcaggtaaaattttggtaaaggttttgtacgtttttcaaatatttctgtgttttgatgatacaATCTTAAACCTTAAAGCCGGGTTTCTATCTATTTCTGTACATATGAATTGACAAAATTCTAAccttttatatcaaaaacttattTATATCTATAAGCTAAATTACAAAAGTATATTGATATCTatcaatattaattaatattattatattataaaatatgaaatatattagtcttgaaattttgcaataAATGAAGCAAAACTCGTCTGAAGATAATCTGTTTCCTGACATAAAATTACACCAGTAGCTTTAAATGTGGTTAATACCTCTTTCCATTTTTCTGTGAtaagtttaattttattaatCAGGATAAAGTACTGGAGGTTCATACTTATAAATACATATAAGCACGTTTGatatatgtgtatatgtgcatttttgcaaaagttcTTGCTACCTTTTagaccaaaatttatttaattttacaaaaaaaaaaaaataataaaaaaaataaaataaaataaaaaataacattaacaattatGAAGTAGTATTCTAATGAAGAACACAATATTCAATGACTAAGCATTAACCAAAAATAAGCACGAATTTATCAGTCACACTTTAAAACTGAAACATGTTCATGTAAAAGAGTATTGGAAACGAAATCATCATTGTTATAATTGTTTGCAATATCGCTTACAACCATTTTCAAGACAATGCACGAGCTAATGATGCATCATTAATTTATCATATGTAAAACCTCACAAACATTTCACGATGACAAGCTGAAACTTACGAACGTTGAGAGACATTATCCATTCTGAAGTTTTTCAgccattttctttgatttcaaatCAAACGGTTCAGAAAATTATAATACATAGAGCAGGTGACAGAGATATTTCGATaacaattatacaaaataaaacatacttaaaCGCACCTGCACATTAATGTACCGTATAATACATTAGAATGCTTCAGTCTGTGACTCAAAAGTTAGCAGTGACATATCCATTTTTgtaacttaaaaaataatttatagcaaataaagtgttttaacactatttatgaaCTATGAGCGGTTAAAAGTCGGAagtaataatttctttttttttttgtatgaagtACTTCCGTCCGAgggtataaacagtgttaaaacgcggttttgctataaattatttcgattctaatatgcccgtattctaaaacagtagataaaatatagtagcgctctttcttggtcgcaacaaaaactttgacacTACTGCACattaacgtgatgtcattctagcgtacGAGTGTTCTAACAGagaaagcatattagaatgtttcatatttcattattacacagatgtgcggtgacgtcaaagtttttgttgcgacaaagaaagagcgctattttatctactgttttagattaaggacatattagaatcgaaataatttatagcaaagccgtgttttaacactatttgtacactcgggcggtaatacgtcgtacaaataatttcattcgggctgcgccctggtgatattattacgcccgacgtataaccgcccaacATGCATAAATAagtgataaaacactcttttgctataaattatttcttaattaaggtTTTGATAATGCACAATGTACAAAAGCTGTCGCGAACTGCGAGTCTGTTTTGCATATATAATTACAGTTGCGACGTTATCTTGGTGCCGTCGGAGCCTTGGTTCATCTTTTGGGTGTCCGCCGGAACCACGGCGTCGTCGGAACCTAGTTCATGATTTCCAGGTCACGTGTTTCACAGATTTAGAATGTTTTTGTAAGAGTATAAAAGGCTGTTGTTCAGGTATTAAAAGAATCACTGTTAAAATTAGAGAAGTTAGGAAGATAACAactagaaaaataaatgtaaattattcgtcacttaaataaattatgtgaaaCTGGATGGATTTTATTGTTTGTGTTTTAGATGAGAATAAAAGAAATCCAATGTGGCGTTTAATGAGATGACATACAGTCCGAaactaaagaaagaaaaaatttcGCCACATTGTTTGGTCCCGCGAACCGGATACGAGAACTTAAAGTAAATTGGAATACTGAAGCTTATCAGTAGTGCTTGAAATATCAGCAATAAAAATGGCTAGTGTGATACATTTAAAAGGTGTAAGGACGAGGTTTAGAAATGTTCTAAAAAAGAATATTGAAGCTGCCAAGGAATTACTGAAGTGTGATGTCGAATTTTGTGATATTGACAGgaatatttcagaaacaaataaatgtatgcaAAGTCTTAAAGTGTATTGTGAAAAGTTGGAGCTACAAAGTGAGAAATTATCTGGTGCTGTTGAAGAAACTGACACGGAGTTTGTCCAACAAATTACTGATGAAGATAGTGAATTATGTACAGACGCTGTAGAGTGTTGTATCATTTTACAGCAACACAAGGAGTTATTACTTAGCGAGAAGGAAAAGAGTGaaacaaaacaagtaaaaaatgtAACGATTGAAGAAACGCAAAACGAACAACTCGTATCTTTACAGAGAGACATGCAAAGACTAATGGAAATACAATTACAACAACAGGAAAAACTCATAGAATATCAGACTAACAAAGGTAAAGTCTCTTTTACGAAATTACCTAAGTTAGACTTAATATCTTTCAGTGGCGATAAAACAAAATGGATTGAATTCTGGGATTCGTTCAAGTGTTCTGTTCACGAAAATGCAACGCTTTCCAACAGTGAAAAGTTCAATTATTTGAGGAGTAAAGTGTACGGTGAAGCTCAGCGTGCAATATCAGGTCTTACGTTATCCGATGCTAACTACGAAGTAGCTGTCGGAGTTCTAAAGGAACGTTTCGGGAACGAGCAAGAAGTGGTCGACGTACATTATAACAAGTTAATTAATTTACAACCTGCAATAAACAAAACAAGCAGTTTAAGAGTACTACTTGATGCAGTAGAAAAACACTTACGCAGCCTAGAAGTGTTAGGACAAAATGTGAATCAAGATGTGTTTGTGTCCATGATAAGAGCCAAATTACCAGAAGATGTGTTAGTCCAACTGGAAATTCTCAATGGTACGAAGAATAAGTGGAATACATTCAGGCTAAGAGACAGGTTACGGGAGTATATTATAGCGAGAGAAAGGGCTGAAAAGGACAAAGAACCAGATAAAAGATCTTTAAATTCTCACTCAGTACAAAAAGGAATAAGATTAAATGAGTCAAAAGAACCGATAACGAGAAGCTTTGCAAATTCAGGATCCGCACACGTGTTAGCAGCCGTTAGAAAACAACCAACTATGAAAAGAAACACCGAAAATTACGCTGATAAATGTCGTTATTGTCAACAAAAACACTGGAGTGACGAGTGTAACAAATATCGGACTATCAGTGAAAGGAAACAACAACTAAAGGACAGTTGTTATAAATGCTTGAAGACAGGTCACCAATCCAATGAGTGCAAGAGAAACAAATTATGTACCCACTGTGGTGAAGTAAATAAACACCACCGTAGTTTGTGtccaaagaaatttaaatttagagAAACAATGTCACATTTAGCAAGTGAAGTAACGGAAGCCATGGACGTTTCTGAAGAAAATGTGCTTGTGTCATCAGATGAAATGGTCCTGATGCAGACAGCCCTGACGGATATAAAAAATCCAGAAACCTCTGAAACTCAGTCTGTGCGACTTATATTAGATTCGGGATCTCATCGAACATATATCACTGAAAAACTAGCAAATAGGTTACATCTCAAAGAAACAGGGGAACAGGAAATCAAACTAGTTACATTTGGGAGTAACAGTACGCAACGTATAAGAACAAAGTGTGCTAATATCGATGTAAAACTAAAAAATGGAACGTACATCTCAGTTAGTGTGAATATTGTTCCAACTATTAGTGGTCAGTTACATCGTAGCCCAGTCAGTATTTTGGAAACAGAACAATTTAAACACGTAGTCGGAAGTGTAGATCTAGCAGATACGCTACCAACAGAAAACGAATCCTCATCAATAGAAATGTTGGTCGGCAATGACTATTACTTGGATTTCATTCTCTGTCAAAGAATCGAATTACACCCTGGGTTATATTTACTAGGATCTAAGTTAGGATGGATTCTGACTGGTAGAACTAATGATCAAGACACCAATGACGGCCCGTGCATGCTTATTATGACGCATGGGAAAAGTTTTACAAAGACAAGTTTCACCAATGTGGATAGTGTAGTACCTGTGAAACCTGATCTAGAGGACTTTTGGAGAGTAGAGTCCATTGGTATTTTAGATAAACAAAATACTTCCGACGATGAAATGGCCATGAAAATGTTTCTAGATTCTCTGCAGTTTGAAAATGGACGTTATCAGGTCACATGGCCTTGGAATGAGGACTGTCCGAATTTACCAGTAAATAGAGAGCTGGCTCTTGGTcgtttaaaaagttgtttaaacaaattgaaaaacaaacctGATCTATTACAGAAATACGATGCAGTGATGAAGGATCAACTGAGCAAGGGTGTTATTGAGAAAGTAGAACAGTCAAAAACAGATGGATTGGTACATTACTTACCTCACCACGCGGTTATTACACCACAAAAGGCAACAACAAAAATACGAGTCGTATACGACGCATCCGCAAGAAcacgaaaagaaaacaaaagcttaAATGAGTGCATGTATAGAGGACCTGTGATGCTTCAAGACCTCTGTGGTATGCTACTACGATTTAGAATACAACATGTAGCAGTAGTTGCTGACATAGAAAAGGCGTTTCTCCAGATTGGATTGCAGTCTAACCAACGTGACGTGACACGATTTCTTTGGTTGAAGGACTTTGAAAAACCTGTATTTGATTCTGATAATATTCAGGAATACCGATTTTGCAGAGTACCTTTCGGTGTCATCAGCAGTCCGTTTCTACTGGGAGCTACTGTAGATTACCATTTAAAATCTTACAACGCTGAAATCGCAGAAAAGCTAAGAAACAACATATATGTAGATAATGTTATATATGGAGCCGAAAATACAAGTGAAGCTATTAAATTGTATAAAACGTCGAAATCGATGTTTGCAGACGCTTCCATGAATTTAAGGGAATGGATAACGAATAGTGAGGTGGTTAATGAGTTCATTCCTAAAGAAGACAGAGCATTTACTAACTCAGTAAAAGTTCTTGGACATTGTTGGAATGTCAAAGAAGACACGATAAATTTGTCAAAGCCGAAGGTAGTGTTGGATCAGCAAGAATGGACAAAACGTAGCGTGTTAAAATGTGTTGCTTCCGTCTTTGATCCACTTGGATTACTTTCGCCAGTACTCTTACGAGGAAAAGTGCTTCTACAATCGTTATGGCAGAAAAATCACGATTGGGACGaagaaataaatactgaagatcaaatgaaaatgtcCGAGATTGTATCAGACATCAACAAGATAAACACATTTCATATACCAAGGAAGGTTTGTGAATTTCATGGAACAGTAACGTATTCCTTGTTGTGTTTCTGTGATGCCTCAGAGAAAGCATATTCTACGGTTATATATCTTCACACCCATCAAACTCAAACGTCCATTGTTAATATGGTGTTTTCCAAGACACGTCTTGCGCCAGTGAAGAAATTAACGATTCCGAGGTTGGAACTACTAGCGGTTGTGATCGGCCtaagatgtttaaagtttataAGAGATGAAATTAGAGTACCAGTCACTCAAAATTATTTGTGGACAGATTCAAAATGCGTATTACAATGGATTACATCACAAAAAAAATTATCAGTGTTTGTGAAAAACAGAGTCACAGAAATTAAAGAACACAGTAACGTAAACTTGTCATATATTCCTACGAAGGAGAACCCTGCAGATGTTGCTTCTAGGGGGACAACGCTAGAAAAGTTGAAATCTAACACTACGTGGTGGTATGGTCCAAAGTGGTTACTGGAACCAATGCCCAATTGGCCAGTATACAGTGATCAGCAAAGTGGTATTACTGAAGAGGAGATAGAAGAAGTATTACAGACAGAAGAGAAAAGCAACAAAGAAACAATGTTAGTGCAATTGACCAATGTTGACAATACAGAAAGGGCAAGTAATCCGCCATTTAATATTGACAGTAACAAATATTCTTCTGTAACTCGTCTAACAAGAGTTACCGCGTTAGTTTTACGCTTTGTGCTGAAACTCAAAAAAGTGTCGTGTAAAGGTGGCCCTTTAGAAAGTACAGAACTGTTCGAAGCCGAGAAAATGTGGTTACAACATGTTCAAGAAAGCCATTTTCAAAGTGAAATTGATGCTATCCGTGCTAAAACGACCACTAGCAGACAACAACAATTAGGTCTATTTCTTGACGAACAAGGGCTTATGCGCTGCAAAGGAAGACTCGAAAATGCTAACCTGAGTGAAGGGGCCAGACATCCCATTCTGTTACCAAAAAATGATCACCTTACCGAACTGATTATAGAAAGAACTCACAAAGAGTTATTGCATAGTGGTATCTCACAGACACTTGCTAAAACAAGACAAAAATTTTGGATCATACATGGTCGAGCAACAGTCAAGACCGTTTTAAACAAATGTGTATTGTGTAGACGTCATGAAGGTGGTAGTTACAAAATGCCACCAATGTCTTCACTATCATCGTCAAGAGTGACTGAATCAACACCATTTTCGAGAACAGGATTAGACTATTTCGGTCCAATTTACCTTAAAACATCAGGTGAAGAGAAGAAGGTTTGGatctgtttatatacatgtttagtaACACGCGCAATTCACCTGGAATTAGTCTCTGATATGTCCACAGAGGAATTTCTGTTGTGTTTAAAACGCTTCATAGCACAAAAGGGGACTCCAGTCGAAATAACAAGTGATAACGCAAAGCAATTCAAAGCAGCAAGTTCGATCCTAGATCAAATTTGGCATGGAGTATTACACAGTAACGAAGTTCAAAGTTACGTggcaaatgcaaatataaaatggAACTTCATTGTTGAACTCGCGCCTTGGATGGGCGGGTTTTACGAACGTTTAGTTGGTTTGGTTAAAAGATCTTTTAGAAAAGCAATAGGAAGGAAACTCTTGACTTTGATTCAGATACAAACGTTAATAAAAGAAGTAGAAGCTGTGGTCAATTCGCGACCACTCATCTATGTTGGTGATGATATACATTCAACAATTGCATTAACGCCAAGTCATTTTCTGACCTTGAATCCGAACATCGGAATTCCACAAATATCAGAAGAGAGCGATAGTGAATATTTACCATACGAAAGTTCCACAAACAGGTTATTAAATATTTGGAAGAAAGGTCAAAgaattttaaataagttttgGCAAATATGGCGGGATGAGTATTTACTAAGTTTAAGGGAAAGGATGCAAACCCGACTAAAAACAAACAGAATTCAGTCATCAGTAAAGCCAACAGTCGGTGATGTAGTGATTGTTAAAGACAATTGTTCACGAGGTAGTTGGAAACTTGCAAAAATTGAGGAACTAATCAAAAGTCGGGATGGTGAAATACGTGCTTGTAAAATTCAATTGTCTTCAGGAAACATTCTTAACCGTCCACTGAATTTACTTTTTCCCGTCGAAACTTCTCAAAGCACAGTTAATACACAGAATGACATTATAGAAAAATTGCCACAGTGTAAATTACAGTCAAAAGTGAACGATCAGGATCAAGGCTTATCCCAACGTCCTATGAGAGCTTCAGCATCTAAagcattaaaaacaataaaacagcaGTTATCCCAATAAACGGTTACATGTTTGTGTACTCAATATGTGTTCTGAGATACAACTATTAACCCCCCAATCCAAAAAACACTTTTCCGCACATGGAAGGTTATACAACATGATGGCTCCGCTTAAAGTACTAAGTGTTAACAAATCAGAAGGTCAACGGAGCCGATATAAAGTTCAACGGAGTCTAATTATCCATGTAAATCGATGTGCACGAAATTCTCGGGATATTCATTTGTACATTGTAAATGTAATTCATACTGCGACCTTCATTCGCAAAGTAGTAACCGAGTAATAAATATAGCGTTATAATTTATTTCAGGTGCAATTATGCATCAGTGTGACATTTGTGGTAGAAACTACAGCTATAAAAAGAATCTTCTTAGACACATCCGTGAAAAACATATAGAATTAGAACATTGGAACTGTCCAGTTGAGACCTGCAATTCGAAGTTCATTCGGCGAAGTTATTTATGGAGACATTTATCTCTCAAACATGAATTTTCGaaaacggacgcacggacagcgGCTATTTCTGCACCTAGAGGAAACAAACCTACACAAACGTCGAACTATGAGGACATTAGCGATGACGACTCAATTCTTGATTTATTAGCATCAGAAGAAACAGAACAGTTGGACTTTGATTCTGTAATACGTGAATTTGATACCGATGTTTTCGGATTTGATGAGAACAATAATCAGTTTCACGGAATAAATAACTATAAATTAGCTGTTGGTGTAAACGTTGACGTAAATAAATCAAGTGACGTTAATAGTGAAAGAGAGGAAAGTGATCGTCATGACGTCAATAAAAAATCAGATAACGACGATAACGTTAACGTAAATAAACCAAGTGACGTTAACAGTGAAAAAGATGAAAGTGATCGTCATGACGTCAACGAAAAATCAGATAACGACGATAACGTCGACGTAAATAAAGAAAGTGACGTTGATAACGAAAAAAGTAAAAGTGATCGTGATTACGTCAACAAAGAAGCCGAATACGATTATAGCGTTGACGCCAAAAAAGCAAGTGACGTTAATAATGAAACAGAGGAAAGTGATAGGGATTACGTCCACCAGGGATCAGATATCGGTGAAAACGTCGACGTCATCAACGAAGATGACGTTAACAGAAATAAAAGTGAAAACGATTGTGCTAGCGTCAACGATGAAAACAACAAAGTGAATGACGTTAACCGTAATAATGAAagtgaaaattgttttaatttcggATATAGTGACATCAGTGAATGTGATGATATCATCGAAAGTTACAGTGACCAAAGCAATGAAGAAACATATAATGAACGCGATAATGCTAGCGGTAATAACGATGGATGTAATGACACCAATAACTCTGACAACGATAGTGTCGACATGATCAACAATAACGTCAACGACAATAGTTTCGATGAAAATAGTTATAATGACGGTACCGACGGTAATTACGTGAATGATGTTAACCTCGACGACGATAGTGAGTATAACAGTGGTGAAAACAATGAACGAAATAATGAATACAAGCGTAACTGTTCTTCTGATGAGGATTATATCTTAATTTCGAGCGAAGACGAGGACGGGTCTAATGAAACTGCGGTAGAAAAGGCATCATCTTTATATAAAACCAGGGTTTGGACATGCACTGTGACGAAACGCTTGTGTATACGTGACGGTCAAGAATATGTACTGAGTGCAACAAAGGAATTTGATTACtttgaatttgaaaaataaaacatttattattgcTAATATTTGAAAACACTTTGATTACTTAGACTATTACAATGTGgtccaaatgaaaacaatttc from Mercenaria mercenaria strain notata chromosome 11, MADL_Memer_1, whole genome shotgun sequence includes the following:
- the LOC123525722 gene encoding uncharacterized protein LOC123525722, yielding MASVIHLKGVRTRFRNVLKKNIEAAKELLKCDVEFCDIDRNISETNKCMQSLKVYCEKLELQSEKLSGAVEETDTEFVQQITDEDSELCTDAVECCIILQQHKELLLSEKEKSETKQVKNVTIEETQNEQLVSLQRDMQRLMEIQLQQQEKLIEYQTNKGKVSFTKLPKLDLISFSGDKTKWIEFWDSFKCSVHENATLSNSEKFNYLRSKVYGEAQRAISGLTLSDANYEVAVGVLKERFGNEQEVVDVHYNKLINLQPAINKTSSLRVLLDAVEKHLRSLEVLGQNVNQDVFVSMIRAKLPEDVLVQLEILNGTKNKWNTFRLRDRLREYIIARERAEKDKEPDKRSLNSHSVQKGIRLNESKEPITRSFANSGSAHVLAAVRKQPTMKRNTENYADKCRYCQQKHWSDECNKYRTISERKQQLKDSCYKCLKTGHQSNECKRNKLCTHCGEVNKHHRSLCPKKFKFRETMSHLASEVTEAMDVSEENVLVSSDEMVLMQTALTDIKNPETSETQSVRLILDSGSHRTYITEKLANRLHLKETGEQEIKLVTFGSNSTQRIRTKCANIDVKLKNGTYISVSVNIVPTISGQLHRSPVSILETEQFKHVVGSVDLADTLPTENESSSIEMLVGNDYYLDFILCQRIELHPGLYLLGSKLGWILTGRTNDQDTNDGPCMLIMTHGKSFTKTSFTNVDSVVPVKPDLEDFWRVESIGILDKQNTSDDEMAMKMFLDSLQFENGRYQVTWPWNEDCPNLPVNRELALGRLKSCLNKLKNKPDLLQKYDAVMKDQLSKGVIEKVEQSKTDGLVHYLPHHAVITPQKATTKIRVVYDASARTRKENKSLNECMYRGPVMLQDLCGMLLRFRIQHVAVVADIEKAFLQIGLQSNQRDVTRFLWLKDFEKPVFDSDNIQEYRFCRVPFGVISSPFLLGATVDYHLKSYNAEIAEKLRNNIYVDNVIYGAENTSEAIKLYKTSKSMFADASMNLREWITNSEVVNEFIPKEDRAFTNSVKVLGHCWNVKEDTINLSKPKVVLDQQEWTKRSVLKCVASVFDPLGLLSPVLLRGKVLLQSLWQKNHDWDEEINTEDQMKMSEIVSDINKINTFHIPRKVCEFHGTVTYSLLCFCDASEKAYSTVIYLHTHQTQTSIVNMVFSKTRLAPVKKLTIPRLELLAVVIGLRCLKFIRDEIRVPVTQNYLWTDSKCVLQWITSQKKLSVFVKNRVTEIKEHSNVNLSYIPTKENPADVASRGTTLEKLKSNTTWWYGPKWLLEPMPNWPVYSDQQSGITEEEIEEVLQTEEKSNKETMLVQLTNVDNTERASNPPFNIDSNKYSSVTRLTRVTALVLRFVLKLKKVSCKGGPLESTELFEAEKMWLQHVQESHFQSEIDAIRAKTTTSRQQQLGLFLDEQGLMRCKGRLENANLSEGARHPILLPKNDHLTELIIERTHKELLHSGISQTLAKTRQKFWIIHGRATVKTVLNKCVLCRRHEGGSYKMPPMSSLSSSRVTESTPFSRTGLDYFGPIYLKTSGEEKKVWICLYTCLVTRAIHLELVSDMSTEEFLLCLKRFIAQKGTPVEITSDNAKQFKAASSILDQIWHGVLHSNEVQSYVANANIKWNFIVELAPWMGGFYERLVGLVKRSFRKAIGRKLLTLIQIQTLIKEVEAVVNSRPLIYVGDDIHSTIALTPSHFLTLNPNIGIPQISEESDSEYLPYESSTNRLLNIWKKGQRILNKFWQIWRDEYLLSLRERMQTRLKTNRIQSSVKPTVGDVVIVKDNCSRGSWKLAKIEELIKSRDGEIRACKIQLSSGNILNRPLNLLFPVETSQSTVNTQNDIIEKLPQCKLQSKVNDQDQGLSQRPMRASASKALKTIKQQLSQ
- the LOC128546775 gene encoding putative uncharacterized protein DDB_G0282133, coding for MHQCDICGRNYSYKKNLLRHIREKHIELEHWNCPVETCNSKFIRRSYLWRHLSLKHEFSKTDARTAAISAPRGNKPTQTSNYEDISDDDSILDLLASEETEQLDFDSVIREFDTDVFGFDENNNQFHGINNYKLAVGVNVDVNKSSDVNSEREESDRHDVNKKSDNDDNVNVNKPSDVNSEKDESDRHDVNEKSDNDDNVDVNKESDVDNEKSKSDRDYVNKEAEYDYSVDAKKASDVNNETEESDRDYVHQGSDIGENVDVINEDDVNRNKSENDCASVNDENNKVNDVNRNNESENCFNFGYSDISECDDIIESYSDQSNEETYNERDNASGNNDGCNDTNNSDNDSVDMINNNVNDNSFDENSYNDGTDGNYVNDVNLDDDSEYNSGENNERNNEYKRNCSSDEDYILISSEDEDGSNETAVEKASSLYKTRVWTCTVTKRLCIRDGQEYVLSATKEFDYFEFEK